The proteins below come from a single Oleidesulfovibrio alaskensis DSM 16109 genomic window:
- a CDS encoding glycosyltransferase family 2 protein yields MAPKLSIVIPAYNMERWLPVALESCLWQTESDIEVIVVNDGSADRTLDVAGIYAEADSRVKVFDQENRGAGVTREVGQQLARGDYLLWLDADDFLDRDAAQKMLAVAYRDDVDMVCGNAVVFSEKTFNTRRYFYLPEASGITFDDPAYWKSKVLWRWIFRTSFLRRIGLTHPAFKLGQDVCSMYQALTSVNRFSQCGHFMYYFRQDHKRTSMALPLEVDHQIAHFIEVKRILLDAGAVKPLVKYLNENLFRDIKKLAPRMTGEDAVWRERCVSHCLTLFEGLEPAWFRSDFLAPQLKEQTAFLPLVDAFISKDMQEIEAQLDIWKAKGLKRKAADKENSFHTLRRRIKALCTLRSLKTRFLLRSLERRARRRLSEQGIPW; encoded by the coding sequence ATGGCCCCTAAATTGTCGATAGTGATTCCGGCTTATAATATGGAACGCTGGTTGCCGGTGGCGCTGGAGTCGTGTCTGTGGCAGACAGAAAGCGATATTGAAGTCATTGTCGTCAATGACGGTTCCGCTGACAGGACTCTTGATGTTGCAGGCATATATGCCGAGGCGGACAGCCGGGTAAAGGTTTTTGATCAGGAAAACAGGGGCGCCGGAGTCACGCGTGAAGTCGGTCAGCAGCTTGCACGCGGCGACTATCTGCTGTGGCTTGATGCCGATGACTTTCTGGACAGAGATGCTGCGCAGAAAATGCTTGCCGTTGCCTATCGTGACGATGTGGACATGGTGTGCGGCAACGCGGTGGTTTTTTCCGAAAAAACGTTTAATACCCGCAGGTATTTTTATCTTCCGGAGGCTTCCGGCATTACGTTTGACGACCCTGCATACTGGAAGAGCAAGGTTCTCTGGCGCTGGATTTTCAGAACAAGTTTCCTGCGCCGTATAGGCCTTACCCATCCTGCATTCAAGCTCGGTCAGGATGTATGCAGTATGTATCAGGCTCTGACTTCTGTGAACAGATTTTCTCAGTGCGGCCATTTCATGTACTATTTCCGTCAGGATCACAAACGGACATCCATGGCGTTACCCCTTGAAGTGGATCATCAGATAGCCCATTTCATAGAGGTCAAACGCATCCTGCTTGATGCCGGTGCGGTAAAGCCGCTTGTGAAGTATCTTAATGAAAATCTGTTCAGAGATATAAAAAAGCTGGCTCCGCGGATGACAGGCGAGGATGCTGTCTGGCGGGAGCGGTGTGTGAGTCATTGTCTGACCCTGTTTGAAGGCCTTGAGCCTGCATGGTTCCGCTCGGATTTTCTTGCTCCGCAGCTTAAGGAGCAGACGGCCTTTCTGCCGCTGGTAGATGCTTTTATCAGCAAGGATATGCAGGAGATAGAGGCTCAGCTGGATATCTGGAAAGCTAAAGGACTGAAGCGGAAAGCAGCCGACAAGGAAAACAGCTTTCACACACTGCGGCGGCGCATCAAGGCTCTCTGCACGCTCCGTTCTTTGAAAACCAGATTTCTTTTGCGCAGCCTTGAGCGGCGAGCCCGCCGCAGGCTGTCAGAGCAGGGAATACCCTGGTAA
- the secG gene encoding preprotein translocase subunit SecG, with amino-acid sequence MQTVILTLHIVACIVLTVLVLLQSGKEGMGVIFGGGSSSMFGGAGAGGMLAKLTAVVAALFIVTSLSYNYISGASHRAESSIIDVQVEKPKQAPVTIEEPAEKPAASDQ; translated from the coding sequence GTGCAAACTGTGATTCTCACTCTCCACATCGTCGCTTGTATCGTGTTGACGGTGCTTGTATTGCTTCAGTCCGGCAAGGAAGGAATGGGCGTCATTTTCGGTGGCGGCAGTTCTTCCATGTTCGGCGGGGCGGGTGCCGGCGGCATGCTGGCAAAGCTGACTGCCGTTGTTGCCGCCCTTTTTATTGTCACGTCTCTGAGCTATAACTACATCAGCGGTGCCAGCCACCGTGCAGAGTCGAGCATAATCGACGTGCAGGTTGAAAAACCCAAGCAGGCTCCGGTAACTATCGAAGAACCTGCTGAAAAGCCTGCTGCTTCCGATCAGTAG
- the tpiA gene encoding triose-phosphate isomerase, protein MKKLMAANWKMYKTPQEAALTAGELVKAVGTVPDDREVLVFPPFVGLAQVAQAFSGVAGFYCGAQNVYPADEGAYTGEISPGMIASTGAAWALTGHSERRSVLGESSAFVGQKTAFCLEKGLNVVLCIGETLEEREGGQLEKVLRGQLSEGLSGVPAGIAPERLAIAYEPVWAIGTGKVAGTAEIAATHAVVRGMLRELLPAAADSMRILYGGSVKPDNAAAIISLDNVDGVLVGGASLQAESFSRIILA, encoded by the coding sequence ATGAAAAAACTGATGGCTGCAAACTGGAAAATGTATAAGACCCCGCAGGAAGCTGCGCTTACCGCCGGAGAACTTGTAAAAGCTGTGGGGACAGTGCCGGATGACCGTGAGGTACTTGTTTTTCCGCCTTTTGTGGGGCTTGCACAGGTTGCTCAGGCTTTTTCCGGTGTTGCCGGTTTTTATTGCGGAGCTCAAAACGTCTATCCCGCAGATGAAGGAGCGTATACCGGCGAAATATCGCCGGGGATGATCGCGTCTACAGGTGCCGCGTGGGCGTTGACCGGACATTCGGAGCGCCGGAGCGTTCTGGGTGAAAGCAGTGCCTTTGTGGGGCAGAAGACCGCATTTTGTCTGGAAAAAGGCCTGAATGTGGTGCTGTGCATCGGCGAAACGCTGGAAGAACGTGAAGGCGGGCAGCTGGAAAAGGTGCTTCGCGGACAGCTTTCCGAGGGGCTGTCCGGTGTGCCGGCCGGTATTGCTCCTGAACGGCTGGCTATAGCTTATGAGCCTGTCTGGGCCATAGGTACAGGCAAAGTTGCCGGTACCGCCGAAATTGCCGCAACCCACGCTGTGGTGCGCGGTATGCTGCGCGAATTGTTGCCCGCAGCGGCTGATTCCATGCGTATTCTGTACGGTGGCAGCGTAAAGCCCGACAATGCGGCCGCTATCATTTCTCTTGACAATGTGGACGGAGTCTTGGTAGGTGGCGCTTCTTTACAGGCTGAAAGCTTCAGCCGGATAATTCTTGCCTGA
- the rimI gene encoding ribosomal protein S18-alanine N-acetyltransferase, producing MAAGCVFYRLSAEDSAEIVALEKMCFATPWTKEQFELAFTQNVFAVFGLRLSETLVAYIAIYHAAGELEILNIATHPAHRRNGYACKLLSMMLQVAARMGIEKAILEVRRSNLSAIRLYERLGFEPAGVRKGYYQDTGEDALVYTRQVPPHNAEKQSPEL from the coding sequence ATGGCTGCCGGTTGTGTTTTTTATCGTCTTTCGGCTGAAGACAGTGCCGAAATTGTAGCTCTGGAAAAAATGTGCTTTGCCACGCCGTGGACAAAAGAGCAGTTTGAGCTGGCTTTTACGCAGAATGTGTTTGCCGTGTTCGGCCTGAGGCTGTCGGAGACGCTGGTGGCATATATTGCTATCTATCATGCCGCGGGTGAGCTGGAAATTCTGAACATAGCGACTCACCCGGCCCACCGCCGCAACGGCTATGCTTGTAAGCTGCTGTCAATGATGTTGCAAGTGGCTGCAAGGATGGGCATAGAAAAAGCAATCCTGGAAGTGCGGCGGAGTAATCTGTCTGCCATTCGGCTTTATGAGCGGCTGGGGTTTGAACCGGCGGGAGTGCGTAAAGGGTATTATCAGGATACCGGCGAAGATGCTCTGGTTTACACGCGGCAGGTTCCGCCGCACAACGCGGAAAAACAAAGTCCGGAACTTTAG
- a CDS encoding NUDIX hydrolase translates to MRKTEKKTGNSPDAGTMHLVEVVDALGRPLLVMPAESVHRQGLNHKIILVLLYDLQGRLYLQKRAASKTVYPGRWDLSATGHVQAGEAAMDAAVRELREELGVEPVSIKELCRVAACAETGHAFTTLFTTGRISAVPSPNPAEVAEGMFISADDLDATVNHFGEMLTPAVHWAYTNGFLFRRSA, encoded by the coding sequence ATGCGAAAAACAGAAAAAAAAACCGGCAATTCACCAGACGCCGGCACCATGCACCTTGTAGAAGTAGTGGACGCTCTGGGACGCCCTCTGCTGGTTATGCCAGCAGAATCGGTCCATCGGCAAGGGCTTAACCATAAAATCATCCTTGTGCTGCTTTACGACCTGCAAGGCAGACTGTACCTGCAAAAGCGCGCCGCCTCCAAGACGGTCTACCCCGGCAGATGGGATCTTTCCGCCACAGGACATGTGCAGGCCGGCGAAGCCGCCATGGACGCAGCCGTACGTGAACTGCGCGAAGAGCTGGGCGTTGAGCCGGTCAGCATCAAGGAGCTCTGCAGAGTCGCAGCCTGCGCCGAAACCGGCCATGCGTTCACCACCCTGTTCACAACAGGACGCATTTCAGCCGTCCCTTCTCCCAACCCGGCAGAAGTTGCCGAGGGAATGTTCATCAGTGCGGATGATCTCGATGCCACTGTCAACCACTTCGGCGAAATGCTCACTCCGGCTGTTCACTGGGCGTACACCAACGGTTTTCTGTTCCGACGGTCTGCATAA
- a CDS encoding inositol monophosphatase family protein, producing the protein MQQTEELCAAAKNAVREAGGIILEHWHKPRTIRFKGRIDLVTATDLAVEEFLRNALKRILPDAVFLGEETSPDASLGKWTWILDPVDGTTNFAHGLPFVATSLGLWHDGKVVAGIVNNPVMGECFWAVRGAGAWRQCGGSDAAPVRLGVTTTGSLADALVATGFPYSVAEESGDVLAWLKNSLEQCRGVRRYGAAALDLAYLAAGHYDIFYERGLKPWDTAAGWLLVEEAGGRVTAFDGRSAYAFDPLGILATNGVLHGAAAGLLAV; encoded by the coding sequence ATGCAGCAGACAGAAGAATTATGTGCAGCGGCAAAAAATGCGGTGCGTGAGGCGGGCGGCATTATACTGGAACACTGGCATAAGCCCCGCACGATCAGGTTCAAAGGCAGGATCGATCTGGTGACAGCCACTGACCTCGCTGTGGAAGAGTTTCTGCGCAATGCGCTGAAACGCATTCTTCCCGATGCCGTTTTTCTGGGTGAAGAGACTTCTCCCGACGCTTCTCTGGGCAAATGGACATGGATTCTGGATCCGGTGGACGGGACGACAAATTTTGCCCACGGGCTGCCTTTTGTAGCCACGTCACTGGGGCTGTGGCACGACGGAAAGGTTGTGGCGGGCATCGTGAATAACCCTGTGATGGGCGAATGCTTCTGGGCCGTGCGGGGCGCAGGGGCCTGGCGGCAGTGCGGCGGTTCAGATGCCGCTCCTGTGCGGCTGGGGGTTACAACCACCGGTTCTCTGGCTGATGCGCTGGTGGCCACCGGTTTTCCTTATTCGGTGGCGGAAGAAAGCGGGGATGTGCTGGCATGGCTGAAAAACAGCCTTGAACAATGCAGAGGTGTGCGCCGTTATGGTGCCGCTGCGCTTGATCTTGCCTATCTGGCTGCCGGCCATTACGATATTTTTTATGAGCGCGGACTGAAACCGTGGGACACCGCTGCCGGCTGGCTTCTGGTGGAGGAAGCGGGCGGGCGTGTCACTGCTTTTGACGGCCGGAGTGCATATGCGTTTGATCCGCTGGGCATTCTGGCTACCAACGGGGTGCTGCACGGGGCCGCTGCCGGCCTGCTGGCGGTGTAG
- a CDS encoding rod shape-determining protein yields MFGKLFGFLGKDLAMDLGTANTLLYTRTEGIVLNEPSVVAIDQQRNTVLAVGKEAKEFLGRTPQRIRAIRPMKDGVIADFEVTKQMIAYFVRKVISGMSMAKPRIVICVPTGITQVEKRAVIESAQQAGARDVKLIEEPMAAAIGADMPINEPFGSMVVDIGGGTTEVAVISLSAIAYAESVRVAGDAMNQAVQRFMQERFQLLIGENMSERIKMTVGSAFELPEPLSMSVSGKDMVTGTPKAVEVTDSEIREALQDPVKAIVMAVRKALEKTPPELAGDIVTHGILLAGGGALLKGLDRLITAETGLKVTIDSEPLTTVVRGTGRTLDDKKFYSRVYVN; encoded by the coding sequence ATGTTTGGAAAACTTTTCGGGTTCCTGGGCAAGGACCTGGCCATGGATCTGGGTACGGCCAACACGCTGCTGTATACCAGAACCGAGGGCATAGTTCTTAACGAGCCTTCTGTGGTTGCCATAGACCAGCAGCGCAACACCGTGCTGGCTGTGGGTAAGGAGGCCAAGGAGTTCCTTGGCAGAACTCCGCAGCGTATCAGGGCCATCCGTCCCATGAAGGACGGAGTCATCGCTGATTTCGAAGTGACCAAGCAGATGATAGCGTATTTCGTCCGCAAGGTTATTTCCGGGATGAGCATGGCCAAGCCCAGAATTGTCATCTGCGTGCCCACGGGGATAACGCAGGTGGAAAAGCGTGCGGTTATCGAATCTGCCCAGCAGGCAGGCGCACGCGATGTCAAGCTGATAGAAGAACCCATGGCGGCGGCCATAGGCGCTGATATGCCCATTAACGAGCCGTTTGGCAGCATGGTTGTTGATATCGGCGGCGGCACCACTGAAGTGGCGGTTATTTCACTTTCCGCCATAGCGTATGCAGAATCAGTGCGCGTCGCCGGCGATGCCATGAACCAGGCTGTGCAGCGGTTTATGCAGGAACGTTTCCAGCTGCTTATCGGCGAGAATATGTCCGAACGGATAAAGATGACCGTGGGCTCGGCCTTTGAACTGCCCGAACCGCTTTCCATGAGTGTATCCGGTAAAGATATGGTTACCGGCACTCCTAAAGCGGTGGAGGTGACTGACTCTGAAATCCGTGAGGCACTGCAGGACCCCGTGAAAGCTATAGTCATGGCCGTCCGCAAGGCTCTTGAAAAAACTCCGCCTGAGCTTGCAGGCGACATTGTGACACACGGTATTCTTCTGGCGGGAGGCGGTGCCCTGCTCAAGGGGCTTGACCGCCTGATCACGGCAGAGACGGGACTGAAGGTCACCATAGATTCCGAGCCTCTTACCACGGTTGTGCGGGGCACGGGCAGAACTCTGGATGATAAGAAATTTTACAGCAGAGTTTATGTTAACTAG
- a CDS encoding GAF domain-containing protein → MSTNSCYQHILGIISSVFDAYSSVLFLPEGSGEAYSVAARFSLGDKINPACTIMPGQGLVGWILRNQQPMLVNNFDQRQCFLGYYMQNEESKIKAFMGYPLGKGMGAICLDSKRQYSFSDKDQKILQLFGELIVDMKDSSCAIEEKASVSSYYNALQLLYELRKRVTRWKPFLAQFLSIVAETARFSHAYFCVLDEKAGTYFVEGQTRPFENAHAASELPLGAGLIGWVFKNGTPVITDSNASGSQVAPLFGKDAVTPQFHSVICLPMHVHKRTRGVLCLAHETPRKVSDEVRIFSQMAAGHLALFLENLYLRSQLHDLENELGQQRAAGSGAREPSDTTTSGDI, encoded by the coding sequence ATGAGCACTAATTCCTGCTATCAGCATATTCTCGGCATCATCAGCAGCGTTTTTGATGCGTACTCCTCCGTGCTTTTTCTTCCGGAAGGAAGCGGAGAAGCATATTCCGTCGCTGCCAGATTCAGCCTGGGTGACAAGATAAACCCCGCCTGCACCATCATGCCCGGGCAGGGGCTTGTGGGCTGGATACTGCGGAACCAGCAGCCCATGCTGGTGAACAATTTTGATCAGCGGCAGTGTTTCCTTGGCTATTACATGCAGAACGAGGAATCCAAGATCAAGGCGTTCATGGGGTATCCGCTGGGTAAGGGCATGGGAGCGATCTGTCTTGACAGCAAGCGGCAGTACTCTTTTTCCGACAAGGATCAGAAAATTCTTCAGCTGTTCGGAGAACTGATTGTCGACATGAAGGACAGCTCCTGCGCCATTGAAGAAAAAGCGAGTGTTTCATCTTATTACAACGCCCTGCAGCTTCTTTACGAGCTGCGCAAGCGTGTGACCCGCTGGAAGCCTTTTCTCGCGCAGTTTCTGTCCATAGTTGCGGAAACAGCCCGCTTCAGCCACGCGTATTTCTGTGTTCTTGACGAAAAAGCGGGAACATATTTTGTGGAAGGGCAGACCAGACCTTTTGAGAATGCCCATGCAGCAAGCGAGCTGCCGCTGGGTGCCGGTCTTATCGGCTGGGTATTTAAAAACGGCACGCCTGTGATAACGGACAGCAACGCATCCGGGTCTCAGGTGGCGCCGCTGTTTGGCAAAGATGCTGTGACACCTCAGTTTCACAGTGTTATCTGTCTGCCTATGCATGTTCATAAAAGAACGCGGGGCGTACTGTGTCTGGCGCACGAAACGCCTAGAAAAGTTTCAGACGAAGTCAGGATTTTTTCTCAAATGGCCGCCGGGCATCTGGCATTGTTTCTTGAAAATCTGTATCTGAGAAGCCAGCTGCACGATCTGGAAAACGAGCTCGGTCAGCAGCGTGCGGCCGGTTCCGGAGCACGCGAACCTTCTGATACCACCACCTCCGGGGATATATAA
- the gcvT gene encoding glycine cleavage system aminomethyltransferase GcvT: MAQLHTTPLTAWHRAHGAKMAPFAGWDMPIQYSGIIAEHQHTRNGASIFDICHMGEFLLKGEGAREALSQVVTHNLATLAPGKCRYGFLLNEQGGILDDLIVYCLNTDEYMLVVNGACTESDFEWIQSHMPATAVLDDVSSATAKIDLQGPESLNVLEKCFARDFRSLGYFGFEQVTLDGACVIVSRTGYTGELGYEFYLPWTKALMLWELLLQDSRVQPAGLGARDTLRLEVGLPLYGQDLDAAHTPAEAGYGMMLKSEAAYIGKGKDTQIREQLIPLIIRGRRSARHNDIVTLPDGREVGVVTSGSFAPSVGSAVALAYINAEYADRQKFLVQAARTALEAEKADLPFYKKGTARIKL; encoded by the coding sequence TTGGCCCAACTGCACACCACCCCGCTTACAGCATGGCACCGCGCACACGGCGCTAAAATGGCCCCCTTTGCCGGCTGGGATATGCCCATCCAGTATTCCGGCATCATTGCCGAACACCAGCACACCCGCAATGGCGCATCGATTTTCGATATCTGCCATATGGGCGAATTTCTTCTGAAAGGCGAAGGAGCCCGCGAAGCGTTGTCACAGGTGGTCACCCACAATCTGGCCACCCTTGCACCGGGCAAGTGCCGGTACGGCTTTCTGCTCAACGAACAAGGTGGCATTCTTGACGACCTGATCGTCTACTGCCTGAACACCGACGAGTACATGCTGGTGGTCAACGGTGCCTGCACTGAAAGCGATTTCGAGTGGATACAGTCCCACATGCCCGCAACTGCCGTGCTGGACGACGTTTCCTCCGCCACGGCAAAAATAGACCTTCAGGGCCCTGAGTCCTTGAATGTACTGGAAAAATGCTTTGCCCGCGATTTCCGCTCACTGGGCTATTTCGGATTTGAACAGGTGACACTGGACGGTGCCTGCGTCATTGTAAGCCGGACCGGATACACAGGCGAACTCGGGTATGAGTTTTATCTGCCCTGGACAAAAGCCCTGATGCTCTGGGAACTCCTGCTGCAGGACAGCCGTGTGCAGCCCGCCGGTCTCGGGGCCCGCGACACGCTGCGGCTGGAAGTTGGCCTGCCTCTTTACGGTCAGGATCTTGATGCCGCGCACACCCCTGCCGAGGCGGGATACGGCATGATGCTGAAATCAGAAGCGGCTTACATAGGCAAAGGAAAAGATACTCAAATCAGAGAGCAGCTCATTCCCCTTATTATCCGCGGAAGGCGCAGCGCCCGTCACAATGATATAGTCACCCTGCCCGACGGCCGGGAAGTGGGCGTTGTCACCAGCGGCTCTTTTGCACCATCTGTGGGCAGCGCTGTGGCTCTGGCGTATATCAACGCAGAATATGCAGACAGGCAGAAATTCCTTGTGCAGGCAGCCCGTACGGCGCTTGAAGCTGAAAAAGCCGACCTGCCTTTTTATAAAAAAGGCACAGCGCGCATCAAGCTGTAA
- a CDS encoding 16S rRNA (uracil(1498)-N(3))-methyltransferase: MRTFFLSPDEWDRQCTLRGSEAHHMIKVLRMRAGDTCRILDGKGREGLFIIRGMDKNSVQLELAETVMHPEPHSRAYIALGWGKSVRRSWIFEKAVELEAAGIWLWQAARSQSKMPDMTKESWHSQLVAGAKQCVNPWIPELKSVAAGVTGLVELAQGFDRKFILWEGEAREALLSGETLGTSGDTLFVIGPEGGFADDEVSLLKESGFAAASLGNRILRWETAALLCLGLHFWSKQR, translated from the coding sequence ATGAGAACGTTTTTTCTTTCACCGGACGAATGGGACAGACAGTGCACTCTTAGAGGCTCCGAAGCACACCATATGATAAAGGTGCTGCGGATGCGTGCAGGAGACACCTGCCGGATTCTGGACGGCAAAGGCCGTGAAGGCTTATTCATAATACGCGGTATGGATAAAAACAGTGTGCAGCTGGAGCTTGCAGAAACTGTCATGCACCCCGAACCGCATTCGCGCGCGTATATTGCCCTGGGCTGGGGCAAATCAGTAAGGCGCAGCTGGATTTTTGAAAAGGCAGTGGAGCTGGAAGCTGCGGGAATCTGGCTGTGGCAGGCGGCACGCAGCCAGTCAAAAATGCCTGACATGACAAAAGAAAGCTGGCACAGCCAGCTTGTTGCAGGTGCAAAGCAATGCGTCAACCCATGGATTCCCGAACTGAAATCGGTGGCCGCTGGGGTGACCGGACTGGTCGAACTGGCTCAGGGCTTTGACCGTAAATTCATTCTGTGGGAAGGAGAAGCCAGAGAAGCGTTGCTGTCTGGCGAAACCCTCGGCACTTCAGGTGACACTCTGTTTGTAATAGGCCCCGAAGGCGGCTTCGCAGATGACGAGGTCAGCCTGCTGAAAGAAAGCGGCTTTGCAGCCGCCAGTCTGGGCAACAGAATACTGCGCTGGGAAACGGCGGCACTTCTTTGCCTTGGGCTGCACTTCTGGAGCAAACAACGATAA
- a CDS encoding replication-associated recombination protein A yields the protein MTQPQQPLPEKIRPADLEGFVGQTHLRDRLRALMNASRLPSLLFFGPPGCGKSTIALLLARNTGQKYIRISAPEAGLQQLRKSLAGVRILVLDELHRFSKAQQDFFLPVLESGEVTLLASTTENPSFSVTRQLLSRMHVLRLKPLAHSDLLTLARRGAEAQGAALKDDVCEMLATVAHGDARTLLNLVEYVAGLPEEKQTPEAVKAALPELVMRHDKDGDSHYEIASALIKSIRGSDPDAALYYLACLLEGGEDPRFICRRLILSASEDIGLADPQALPMAVSCQQAVEFVGMPEGFIPLAETAVYLALAPKSNSTYAAYLNASKEIRLNGPKPVPMHLRNPSSKLQKDWGYGKGYLYPHNYPEGWVEQTYLPDGLQERAFYHPRENGHEQRMAAWWRRLRRPRRTGK from the coding sequence CTGACACAACCACAGCAGCCCCTGCCGGAAAAAATCCGGCCGGCCGATCTGGAAGGCTTTGTCGGACAAACACACCTGCGTGACAGGCTGCGGGCGCTTATGAACGCCTCGCGTCTGCCCAGTCTGTTGTTTTTCGGCCCTCCGGGCTGTGGCAAATCAACCATAGCACTGCTGCTTGCCCGCAACACCGGCCAAAAATACATCCGTATCAGCGCGCCGGAAGCCGGTCTGCAGCAGCTGCGCAAGTCTCTGGCGGGAGTCCGCATCCTTGTGCTGGACGAACTGCACCGATTTTCCAAGGCGCAACAGGACTTTTTCCTTCCCGTGCTGGAAAGCGGCGAAGTCACACTGCTTGCCTCCACAACGGAAAATCCTTCTTTCAGCGTAACGCGGCAGCTGCTTTCCCGAATGCATGTTCTGCGACTGAAACCGCTGGCCCACAGCGACCTGCTGACTCTGGCCCGCAGAGGAGCCGAGGCTCAAGGCGCTGCACTGAAAGACGATGTGTGCGAAATGCTTGCCACGGTGGCCCATGGCGATGCCCGCACACTGCTTAATCTGGTGGAGTATGTCGCCGGACTGCCCGAAGAAAAACAGACCCCCGAAGCCGTTAAAGCTGCTCTGCCAGAGCTGGTCATGCGTCATGACAAAGACGGCGACAGCCATTACGAAATTGCTTCAGCGCTCATCAAGTCCATCCGCGGAAGTGATCCCGACGCGGCTCTTTATTACCTTGCCTGCCTGCTTGAAGGCGGAGAAGACCCGCGTTTTATCTGCCGGCGGCTCATTCTCTCCGCATCGGAAGACATAGGTCTTGCAGACCCGCAGGCTTTGCCGATGGCTGTATCCTGCCAGCAGGCAGTTGAATTTGTAGGCATGCCCGAAGGCTTTATTCCGCTGGCGGAAACCGCCGTTTATCTGGCTCTGGCACCCAAAAGCAACAGCACATATGCAGCGTACCTCAATGCCTCGAAAGAGATACGGCTGAACGGTCCCAAACCTGTGCCCATGCATCTGCGCAATCCTTCCTCCAAGCTCCAGAAAGACTGGGGCTACGGCAAAGGGTATCTGTACCCGCACAACTATCCCGAAGGCTGGGTGGAACAGACATATCTGCCGGACGGATTGCAGGAGCGGGCTTTTTACCACCCCAGAGAAAACGGCCATGAACAAAGGATGGCCGCGTGGTGGCGCCGTCTGCGCAGGCCCCGCCGTACAGGAAAATAG
- a CDS encoding glycosyltransferase family 2 protein, which translates to MPAIRYSVITPSRGDRPAALAHAIDSVFAAADNAALPHEQIEVLVGFDGVKGRRVHTSSSIRYYDFPADNDYGNAIRNGLLKASKGTKVLFLDDDNALTEQAFAVYECFTHIEMLVARIDISRAHPKPWIPVIEQGKEPFFQGNVDPLCLCLSRELVTVRCGGWLGTGYEADYLNMFRYFRRTKSIHYTEKLVGIYDAGRGLDDGALNFRQQALLS; encoded by the coding sequence ATGCCGGCAATACGTTACAGTGTTATCACACCCAGCCGCGGCGACCGTCCCGCAGCACTCGCACACGCCATAGACAGTGTTTTCGCAGCGGCAGACAACGCCGCATTGCCGCATGAACAGATTGAGGTGCTGGTTGGCTTTGACGGGGTGAAGGGCAGACGCGTGCATACCTCTTCAAGTATCCGCTATTATGACTTCCCTGCGGATAACGACTACGGAAACGCCATAAGAAACGGTCTGCTGAAAGCCTCCAAGGGGACGAAAGTGCTGTTTCTAGATGACGATAATGCTCTGACAGAACAGGCATTTGCCGTATACGAATGTTTTACGCACATAGAGATGCTCGTGGCACGCATCGATATCAGCAGGGCTCACCCGAAGCCGTGGATTCCCGTAATCGAGCAAGGTAAGGAGCCATTCTTTCAGGGGAACGTCGACCCGCTCTGTCTCTGCCTTTCACGCGAGCTTGTGACTGTGCGCTGCGGTGGCTGGCTGGGCACTGGTTACGAAGCAGACTATCTCAACATGTTCCGTTATTTCAGGCGGACAAAGAGTATTCACTACACGGAAAAACTTGTCGGAATATACGACGCAGGACGAGGGCTTGATGACGGCGCGCTGAACTTCCGCCAGCAGGCACTGCTTTCCTGA
- a CDS encoding BON domain-containing protein: MKKIMLFLAVAYCAFMLNGCAVYKASVDERPIKTIYNDEVITANIMAAYLKDDAKKILDISPASYEGHVYLVGEYATDYQKQRAIELARKTDGVRSVTYYLLPKKAGSSCGTTDNIEIQAKVDAKLIADDRIWSTNVDVKAVQCNVVLLGIVGTQQEISRSVAHARSVPGVRSVRSYLRVK; the protein is encoded by the coding sequence ATGAAAAAAATCATGCTGTTTCTGGCTGTAGCTTATTGCGCCTTCATGCTGAACGGCTGTGCCGTTTATAAAGCCAGCGTGGATGAACGCCCCATCAAAACCATTTACAACGATGAAGTCATCACCGCCAACATCATGGCCGCATACCTTAAAGACGATGCCAAAAAAATTCTTGATATTTCCCCGGCATCTTATGAAGGCCATGTGTATCTTGTCGGAGAATATGCAACCGATTACCAGAAGCAGCGGGCCATCGAACTGGCGCGGAAGACCGATGGAGTCCGCTCTGTCACCTATTACCTGCTGCCCAAAAAAGCCGGCAGCAGCTGCGGTACCACGGACAATATTGAAATTCAGGCCAAAGTGGATGCCAAGCTGATCGCTGACGACCGCATCTGGTCTACCAACGTGGATGTGAAAGCCGTGCAATGCAATGTGGTTCTTCTCGGCATTGTGGGCACACAGCAGGAAATTTCCAGATCAGTGGCGCATGCCCGCAGTGTTCCGGGCGTTCGCAGTGTCCGCTCTTATCTGCGTGTGAAATAA